The Streptococcus sp. DTU_2020_1001019_1_SI_AUS_MUR_006 sequence CCTTAACCCAAGCCCAAGAAAAAAGCCTGCAAGAAATTCTAACAGATATGAAGTCGGACCATCACATGAATCGACTCTTACAAGGGGATGTTGGTAGTGGGAAGACAGTGGTTGCGGGGCTAGCGATGTACGCGGCTATAACGGCTGGTTATCAGGCAGCTCTAATGGTTCCGACAGAGATCCTTGCAGAGCAGCATTTTGAAAGTTTAGAGAGTCTCTTTCCAGATTTGAAACTAGCCCTCCTAACAGGTTCACTGAAAGCTGCAGAAAAACGCACGGTTTTGGAAACGATTGCTAAGGGCGAGGTTGATGTGATCGTCGGTACCCATGCTCTTATACAGGATGGGGTGGAATACGCTCGACTTGGTTTGATTATCATCGATGAACAACACCGATTTGGTGTGGGACAAAGACGTATTTTACGTGAAAAAGGAGAAAATCCAGATGTCCTCATGATGACGGCGACTCCGATTCCACGAACCTTAGCCATCACCGCCTTTGGAGATATGGATGTTTCCATTATTGACCAGATGCCTGCTGGGCGCAAACCAATCGTAACTCGCTGGATCAAGCATGAGCAATTACAACAGGTCCTGACTTGGTTGGAAGGAGAAATTCAAAAAGGTTCTCAAGCCTATGTTATTTCGCCCTTGATTGAAGAATCTGAAGCCCTAGATCTTAAAAATGCTATTGCTTTATCGGAAGAATTGACGGCTCATTTTGCAGGAAAAGCAAAAGTTGCTCTCTTACACGGTAAGATGAAGAGTGATGAAAAAGACCAGATTATGCAGGAGTTCAAAGATAGAAAGACTGATATTCTGGTCTCTACAACGGTTATCGAGGTTGGGGTAAATGTTCCAAATGCGACCGTCATGATTATCATGGATGCTGACCGTTTCGGACTTAGTCAGCTTCATCAGCTCAGAGGTCGTGTCGGTCGGGGAGACAAGCAGTCCTATGCGGTTCTTGTGGCCAATCCCAAGACTGATTCTGGAAAAGACCGTATGCGCATCATGACGGAGACAACAAATGGCTTTGTTCTTGCAGAGGAAGATTTAAAAATGCGTGGTTCTGGTGAAATCTTTGGAACCAGACAGTCGGGCTTACCAGAATTCCAAGTGGCTGATATTATAGAGGACTTCCCAATACTTGAGGAAGCACGTAAGGTAGCTAGTTATATCAGCTCCCTTCCTAACTGGCAGGAGGACCCAGAGTGGCATATGATTGCTCTAAATCTAGAAAAGAAAGAACATTTAGATTAATACTCTTCAAAAATCAAATTCAAACCACGTCAACGTCGCCTTGCCGTATATGTGTTACTGACTTCGTCAGTTCTATCCACAACCTCAAAACGGTGTTTTGAGCAGCCTGCGGCTAGTTTCCTAGTTTGCTCTTTGATTTTCATTGAGTATAAGCTTTCTCTAAGAAAATCTTAAGTTTGCTTTTAGGGTTATTGCCTATACTAGAGTCATCAAAAAGAAACGAGGACTCTCACATGACAATGACGATTAAAGTAAATTACCAAAAAACGTTTCAACAGGAGCAAGCACCTTCTCCTAAATACTAAGTAAAAGAGCGATAACGCTCTTTTTGTGTGGGGATTCGCAGCTAAGGGATTTAGAAAAATGCTTATGTTATAGTAGATTGAATCTAGAACAGTACACTACAACTGCTAAAAATATTTCTAGAAATTAGTTTGACTTTTCTAATCTTTCTGTTTATTTCAATCCACTATAATTTGATTTACGGAATATATAAACTTAAACATCACTTCAAACAACGTCTTAGTCTATCTGGTAAACTGAATGCAGTGCTTTGAGAAAGCTGTGACTAGCTTTCTAGTTTTCTCTTTCGTTTTCATTGAGTCACAAGTTACTTTTAGTTTTTTCTAAGGAAAATATAAGCTATGTTTTAGGAAGGGATTTTATACTAGGTTCATCAAAAAGAAACGAGGACTCTCACATGAAAATGACGATTAAAGTAAATTATCAAAAAACCTTTCAAGAAGTAGTAGAGGCAGACAAGCTTGCTACAAAATAGTAGTTATTAAGGGCGATAGAGCCCTTTTTAAATACTTGCTTTAGGTGAAATATGATAGACTTTTAGTATAAAGAATCAGTAGAATAACGCTATACCAATTTTTACTCTTGACAAGTAAAAGAAACAAGTATATACTGTTTTTGCTGATTCTATAAAAGAAGAATTAGACTATACCAATTTTAAGGAGAAAGCACAGCTTGCCTGTGTCGTATATACTATGTGTGGAATTGTTGGTGTTGTTGGAAACACAAATGCAACTGATATTTTGATTCAAGGGCTTGAAAAGCTTGAATACCGTGGCTATGATTCTGCGGGAATTTTTGTCCTAGGTGGTGCTGAAAATCACCTGGTTAAGGCGGTCGGTCGTATCGCAGAATTGTCTGCTAAGACAGCTGGTGTGGAGGGAACAACTGGTATCGGACATACTCGTTGGGCGACTCACGGAAAACCAACAGAAGATAACGCTCACCCACATCGCTCTGAGACAGGACGTTTTGTCTTGGTCCACAATGGGGTGATCGAAAACTATCTTGAAATCAAGGAAGAATACCTTGCAGGACACAACTTCAAGGGACAAACAGATACAGAAATCGCCGTTCACTTGATTGGAAAATTTGCGGAAGAAGATGGCTTGTCAGTTCTTGAAGCCTTCAAAAAAGCTCTTCACATCATCCGTGGTTCTTATGCCTTTGCCTTGATCGACTCTGAAAATCCAGATGTTATCTACGTGGCCAAGAACAAATCACCTCTCTTGATCGGTCTTGGAGATGGCTACAATATGGTCTGCTCAGATGCTATGGCTATGATTCGTGAGACCAACCAATACATGGAAATCCATGACCAAGAATTGGTTATCGTGAAAGCTGATAGCGTCCAAGTACAAGACTATGATGACAACAGTCGTGAGCGTGCTAGCTACACTGCGGAGCTTGACTTGTCAGATATCGGTAAGGGGACATATCCTTACTACATGCTCAAGGAAATCGATGAGCAGCCAACGGTGATGCGTAAGTTAATCCAAGCCTACACAGATGAGGCTGGTCAAGTTGTCGTAGATCCAGCTATCATCAAGGCTGTTCAAGACGCAGACCGCATCTATATCCTCGCAGCTGGAACATCTTACCACGCAGGATTTGCTTCTAAGAAGATGCTGGAAGAATTGACAGATACGCCAGTTGAACTTGGTATCTCCTCTGAGTGGGGATATGGTATGCCGCTTCTCAGCAAGAAACCACTCTTCATCTTTATCAGTCAATCTGGTGAAACAGCTGACAGCCGTCAGGTTTTGGTCAAGGCCAATGAAATGGGGATTCCAAGCTTGACAGTGACAAACGTTCCAGGATCAACTCTGTCACGTGAAGCCAACCATACTATGTTGCTTCATGCAGGCCCTGAAATTGCCGTAGCGTCAACTAAGGCCTATACAGCCCAAATCGCAGCCCTTGCCTTCCTTGCAAAAGCAGTCGGTGAAGCAAATGACAACGAAAAAGCCAAAGCCTTTGACCTGGTTCACGAGTTGTCTATCGTGGCTCAGTCTATCGAATCAACTCTTTCAGAGAAAGAAACGATCGACGCAAAAGTTCGTGATCTTCTTGAAACAACACGCAATGCCTTTTACATCGGACGCGGTCAAGATTACTACGTAGCCATGGAAGCCAGTCTCAAACTCAAAGAGATTTCTTACATTCAGTGTGAAGGCTTTGCGGCAGGAGAACTCAAGCACGGAACGATTGCCTTGATTGAAGAAGGAACACCTGTATTGGCCCTCTTGTCTGACCCAGTTCTTGCCAACCACACTCGTGGAAATATCCAAGAAGTGGCAGCTCGTGGTGCTAAGGTCCTTACTATTGCAGAAGAAAATGTTGCTAAAGATACCGATGATATTGTCCTTACGACCGTACACCCTTACCTCTCACCAATCTCAATGGTCGTACCAACACAATTGGTCGCTTACTTTGCAACCCTACACCGTGGACTTGATGTGGACAAGCCACGTAACCTTGCCAAGTCAGTAACGGTAGAATAAACCCAAAGTTTAAATCATAAGAAAAAGTGAACTAAATAGTTTTCTGGAAATCAGAATGCTATCTTGTTCACTTTTTTGTATACTTAATGAAAATCAATGACCAAACTAAGGTGTTTAGGTAGATATCTCACAGAATAGTTTTGAGGTTCTAGATAAGAGTGACGAAGTCAGTCTCATTACACCAATTTGATATTGTAGAGAAAACGGATCAAGACCTCAGTCAAGGTAGTTCAAGTCAAGATTGAAGAGGATTGATTCATACTCTTCGAAAATCTCTTCAAACCGTGTCAACGTCGCCTTGCCGTAGGTATGGTTACTGACTTCGTCAGTTCTATCCACAACTTCAAAACAGTGCTTTGAGCTGACTTCGTCAGTTCTATCCACAACTTCAAAACAGTGTTTTGAGCTGACTTCGTCAGTTTCATCTACAACCTCAAAGCAGTGCTTTGAGCAACCTGCGGCTAGTTTCCTAGTTTGCTCTTTGATTTTCATTGAGTATCACTCCTTTTAAGGATTCATTAGAAATAAATCTAAAATTAAGTGTTATCCCAGTTTCTATTAAAACTAGAATTCTTTTTGAAAGATATGCTTGTGAAAGGCTGGAAAGCTATAAAAAACCTCTAAGAGCTGGACGATAAGGATCCAACTCTTAGAGGAGTGAGTGTCGTATTTTACTTGCGATATAAACGATCGTATTGGTAGTAAGGATCAAAGGTTACATTGATTCCTAGTTTGCGAAGAACATTTTTATCTTCGTCTGTTAGGATAATCGTAGAGTGAGCTTCGCTTCCTTTGAGGTTTCCGAGTTCTTTCATGGCACGATCTGCATCAGGATTCTGCATAGCTGTGATTGCAAGTGCGATAAGGATTTCATTTGAGTGGAGTCGAGGGTTACGGCTACCCAAGTGATTGATTTTCAAACCTTGAATTGGTTTCACCACTTCTGGTTCAATTAATTTTGTTTCAGCATTGATGTTAGCTGATTTCTTGATTGCATTGATCAAAGCAGCGGCTGTTGGACCAAAGAGTTCTGAGTTCTTACCAGTAACGATTTCACCAGAAGGTAATTCAAGAGCTAGAGCAGGTCCGCCTGTTTCTTCTGCTTTTTGACGTGCGGCAACAGCAACCTTTCTATCAGCTGGTGTGATACCTAGGTCATTCATGAGAAGCTCAATCTTCTTCACAGCAGTTTCTCCAACCTTCTCAGCTTTGAAGTCAAGAACTGTCTGGTAATAGCGACGGATAATTTCCTGTTTAGATGCTTCAATGGCAGCGTCGTTATCAATGATTGCAAAACCAACCATATTTACACCCATGTCAGTTGGAGATGCATAAGGAGACTCACCTAAGATACGTTCCAGCATACGCTTAAGAACAGGGAAAATTTCAATGTCGCGGTTGTAGTTGACTGTGGTTTCTCCATAAGTTTGGAGATGGAATGGGTCAATCATGTTGACATCATCTAGGTCTGCTGTAGCAGCTTCATAAGCCAAGTTGACTGGGTGATGAAGTGGGAGATTCCAAACTGGGAAGGTTTCAAATTTGGCATAACCAGACTTGATACCATTGATTTGGTCGTGGTACATGTTAGACATACAAGTTGCCAACTTACCTGAACCAGGCCCAGGAGCAGTCACGACAATCAAGTTACGACTCGTTTTGATATAGTCGTTTTTCCCCATACCTTCAGGAGAAATGATGTGATCCATATCTGTCGGATACCCCTTGATAGGGTAGTGGAGATAAGAGTCGATACCATTTTTCTCTAATTGATTACGGAAAGCATCAGCTGCCGGTTGGCCTGCATATTGAGTAATGACAACTGAACCAACAAAGATACCGAGTTCATTGAATTTATCGATCAAACGAAGCACTTCTTGGTCATAAGAAATGCCCAAGTCTCCACGAGCTTTTGAGTGCTCGATATTGCTAGCGTTAATAGCGATAACAACCTCAACTTGCTCCTTCAATTCTTGTAAGAGTTTGATTTTGTTATCTGGTTCATATCCAGGAAGGACACGAGCAGCGTGGAAATCTTCTAACATTTTGCCACCAAACTCCAAGTAGAGTTTGCCGTCAAATTGGTTGATGCGCTCCAAGATATGGTCGCGTTGTAGATTCAAATATTGTTCAGAACTAAAAGCTTGTTTTTTCATTTTTTTACCTCTGAGCTCTATTATATAAAAAAAATGGAAGATTAGAAACTAGAGAGTCGCAAAAGTGAGAAAAAAAGATAAAGCAAACGCTTGCATAATTTTGATAAAAGGTCTATGATGGAGTAAAGTCAATTTTAAATAGAGGTACAAAGATGCAAGAAAAATGGTGGCACAATGCCGTTGTTTATCAGGTCTATCCAAAAAGTTTTAAGGATAGCAATGGAGATGGGATTGGTGATTTGCCTGGGATTACCAGTAAGCTAGACTATCTAGCTAAGTTAGGGATTACAGCGATCTGGCTTTCTCCAGTCTATGATAGCCCCATGGATGACAATGGTTATGATATTGCCAATTATCAAGATATCGCGGCTATCTTTGGAACCATGGAAGATATGGATGTGCTGATTGCTGAGGCTAAAAAACGAGATATCCGAATCATTATGGATTTGGTGGTCAATCATACATCAGATGAGCACGCTTGGTTTATCGAAGCTTGTGAAAATCCTGATAGTCCTGAGCGAGACTACTATATCTGGCGTGATGAACCTAACGAATTGGAGTCAATTTTCAGTGGATCTGCCTGGCAATATGATGAAAAGTCAGGTCAATATTACCTGCACTTTTTCAGCAAGAAGCAACCAGACCTTAACTGGGAAAATGAAGAACTACGCCAAAAAATCTATGAGATGATGAATTTCTGGATTGATAAAGGGATTGGTGGATTCCGTATGGACGTTATTGACATGATTGGGAAGATTCCTGATCAGAAAATTGTCAACAATGGTCCTATGCTTCATCCCTATCTCAAGGAAATGAATCAGGCTACTTTCGGCGACAAAGAGCTCTTGACAGTAGGGGAAACTTGGGGAGCAACACCAGAGATCGCTAAACTCTATTCAGATCCTAAAGGACAAGAATTGTCTATGGTTTTCCAGTTTGAACATATCTGTCTTCAGTATCAGGAAGGACAACCTAAGTGGCAGTACCAAAAAGAGCTAAATGTAGGGAAATTAAAAGAGATTTTTAACAAATGGCAGACAGAGTTGGGAGTTGAAGATGGCTGGAATTCACTTTTCTGGAACAACCATGACCTCCCTCGTATCGTCTCTATCTGGGGAAATGACCAAGACTACCGCGAAAAATCTGCCAAAGCGTATGCCATCTTGCTTCATCTCATGAGAGGAACTCCCTACATTTACCAAGGAGAAGAAATTGGGATGACCAATTTCCCGTTTGAAACGCTTGATCAAATAGAGGATATCGAATCCCTCAATTATGCGCGTGAAGCTCTTGAAAAAGGCGTTCCGATAGAAGAAATTATGGATAGTATCCGTGTGATTGGGCGTGATAATGCTCGTACCCCGATGCAGTGGGATGAGAGCAAAAATGCTGGTTTCTCAGATGGACAACCTTGGTTGGCTGTTAATCCAAACTACGAAGCAATCAACGTTCAGGAAGCACTGGCAAACCCAGATTCTATTTTCTATACTTATCAAAAATTGGTAAACATTCGTAAGGAAAATAGCTGGTTGGTGAGAGCTGATTTTGAACTCCTTGAAACGGCTGAAAAAGTCTTTGCTTACATCCGTAAAGATGGCGACCGTCGATTCTTAGTGGTAGTTAACCTCTCAAGTCAAGAACAAGAGTTTCACTTGGATGCAGTCCTTAAGTCAGTCTTGATTGCAAATACAGATGTCGAAGCTACCTTAGAACAATTAACATTAGCTCCCTGGGATGCCTTCTGTGTCGAATTAGTTGCTTAAAATTACCATCTCAAGTGTCGCATGGCGCTTGAGATTTTTACTAAAATAAGTGTAGAAATTTCTTTAATAAATATTAGTTTGAATTTTCTAAAAAATTACCTGCAAACCCTTGCTTTTATATAAAAATAGGGTATAATGGTGAAAAATAGTATTTTAAAGGAGAATACCGATGAAATCGAAAAAGTGGCTCGCAGTAGCAGGGATAACGATGAGCGCAGCTCTTCTTTTGGCGGCTTGTGGCAAGACTGAGAAAAAAGCAGATGCTCCAACAACATTTTCGTATGTTTATGCTATTGATCCAACAACTTTGGACTATAGCGTTACTAGTAAAAGTTCAACATCAGATGTCATCGCCAACCTGGTCGACGGACTCTTGGAGAATGACAAATATGGAAACTTGATTCCATCGCTTGCTGAAGACTGGTCTGTTTCACAGGACGGTTTGACTTACACATACAAGCTACGTAAAGGTGTCAAATGGTATACTTCTGAAGGAGAAGAGTATGCTGAAGTCAAGGCCCAAGACTTTGTGACTGGTTTGAAACATGCTGCTGATGGTAAGTCAGATGGTCTAACACTTATCCAAGACTCCATCAAAGGATTGGCAGAGTACGTTAGCGGTGAAACGAATGACTTCTCAACAGTCGGTGTCAAAGCAGTTGATGACTATACGGTTGAGTATACCTTGAACAAACCAGAAAGCTTCTGGAATTCTAAGGTAACAACAGCAACCATGCTCCCAGTTAATGAAGAATTCTTAAATTCTCAAGGGAAAGATTACGGTGCAGCAGCGCCTTCAGGTATTCTCTACAATGGTCCTTATATTTTGAAGAACTTCACTTCGAAATCCGTGATCGAGTACGAAAAGAACCCGAATTACTGGGACAAGGACAATGTTAAGATTGACCACGTCAAGCTTACTTTCTACGACGGCTCTGACCAAGAATCATTGATTCGTAGCTTTGCGTCAGGCTCATATACGACAGCTCGCCTCTTCCCAACTAGCTCAAGCTTTGATTCAACTAAGAAAGAATACGGCGATAAGATCGTTTATAGTCCACAAGAAGCCACTAGCTATTACTTTACTTTCAACGTAAATCGTCAGTCTTACAATAAAACAGCTAAGACAGATGATGCCCAAAAAACATCAACTAAAGAAGCGCTTCTTAATAAAAACTTCCGTCAAGCCATCAACTTCGCTCTTGACCGTCATGCTTACTCTGCACAGATGAATGGCGAAGAAGGTGCAGACAAGATTATCCGTACCAGCCTTGTGCCTTATGACTATGTTCAGGTTGGTGAAAAGACCTTCGGTGAATTGGCTCAAGAACAATTGGTAACATACGGAGACCAGTGGAAGGATGTGGCTTTGACAGATGGTAAAGATACCCTTTACAATCCAACAAAAGCAAAAGCTGCCTTTGAAAAAGCAAAATCAGAATTGCAGGCTAAAGGTGTAACCTTCCCAATCCATTTGGATATTCCAGTTGAGCAGACTGATGTCATTGCTGTACAGCAAACCAACTCTCTCAAACAGTCTGTCGAAGCAGCACTTGGAAGTGAGAATGTTGTCATCGATGTACTTCAAATGACTGACAATGAGAAAATGAGTATCACATCTCAAGCCAAAGTGCCTTCTCAAAAAGACTATGACTTGAACGGAACTGGATGGGGACCAGACTATCAAGACCCAGCAACCTACCTCAATATCTTAGATGCTAAGAAGGGTTCTGCTCTTAAACACTTGGGTATCACAAAAGGTAAAGATCCAGAAGTTATGGCTCAAGTTGGACTTGATGAGTACAAGAAACTCTTGGATGATGCAGCATCAGAAACAAGCGATCTTAACAAACGCTATGAAAAATATGCCAAAGCACAAGCTTGGGTTTCAGATAGTTCACTTCTTATCCCTGTAGCTTCTTCAGGTGGTTCTCCGACAGTTAGTCGTACAGTGCCATTCACAAAAGCTTACTCTCAAGTTGGTATCAAGGGAGATCCATTTGTATTTAAAGGTTTAGAATTACAAAACGATATTGTAACAGCTAAAGAATACGAAGAAGCTCTCAAGAAATGGCAAAAAGAGAAAATTGAAACGAATGCCAAATACCAAAAAGAACTAGCAAATCACGTTAAATAGTCTTTTGTAATGAATAAAGAAATCCTGTTTTGAAGCGGGATTTCTTTGTTTTTTGATTTTCAATGAGAGGTCAAATCAGTATATAACTTTACTTTTTGGACAAAATTTGTTAAAATATAACCATGTTATAAAACCTAACATATAAGGAGAAATAAAACATGAAACTTAAAAAACGTTTGATTGGAGCGGGGTTGACACTTGCTGCTGCGGTCCTATTGACAGCATGCGGCCAGTCAGCATCAGACGGCAAAACATACTCGTCTACCTTTGGTGCAGATCCAACAACCTTCAACTATCTCTTGGACTACGCTGGTGATAACACTGCTATTGTAACCAACTTGGTTGATGGTTTGCTTGAAAATGATAACTACGGAAACCTCATTCCTGCCCTTGCAGAGGATTGGAGTGTTTCTAAGGATGGTTTAACTTATACCTACAAACTTCGCCAAGATGCCAAGTGGTTTACAGCTGACGGTGAAGAATACGCTCCCCTTAAAGCACAAGACTTTGTAACTGGTATCAAGTACGCTGCTGACAACAAGGGACAAGCCTTGGACTTGATTCAGAACTCTATCAAGGGCTTAGATGATTATATAACAGGTGCAAATACTGACTTCTCAAATGTTGGTGTCAAAGCCTTAGATGACTATAATGTCCAATATACCTTGACACGACCAGAACCATTCTGGAACTCAAAAACAACCAACAGTATCTTATTCCCTGTAAACGAAGAATTCCTTGCTTCTAAAGGTAAAGACTTCGGAACCCTGAAACCAGATAGCATTCTTTATAGCGGACCATATTTGTTAAAAGATTTTACATCTAAGTCTTCTATCGAATATGTGAAAAACCCACATTACTATGACCAAGAAAAAGTAACGATTGAAAAGGTAAAATTGGCCTACTTTGATGGTTCAGACCAAGACTTGACAATTCGTAACTTTGAAAGTGGTGCTTACTCATCTGCAGGTGTTTATCCGAATAGCTCAAACTTCGCTAAGACAAAGGAAAAATACAAGGACAATATCGTTTATAGCTTGCAAGATGCAACATCTTGGTACTATAACTTTAACGTCAACCGTGGTGCTTATAACCATACTGCAAAAACAAGTGATGAGCAAAAACAAGCAACTCAAGCTGCAGTTTCGAATAAAAGCTTTCGTCAGGCAATTAACTTCGCCATTGATCGTACAGCATACTCAGCTCAATCAAACGGTGAAGAAGCAGCTAAGAACACTCTTCGTAACTCGCTTGTACCACCAACTTTCGTACAAGTTGGAGACAAGACTTTTGGTGAAACAGTTGCTTCCAAATTGGTCAACTATGGTACACAATGGTCAAATATGAATCTTGAAGATGCTCAAGATGGTTATTTCAACAAAGAAAAAGCGCAAGCTAAGTTTGCTGAAGCTAAAAAAGAATTAGAGGCCCAAGGTGTGAGCTTCCCAATTCATTTGGACTTGCCTGTAGACCAGGTTAACAAGACCTTGCTTTCTGGAACAAACTCAATCAAACAATCAATCGAATCAACGCTCGGTTCTGAAAATGTAGTGGTTGATGTTATCCAATTGTCGACAGATGATTATATAAATGCAACAGTTCAAGCACCAACTCCAGCTGATCATGACTATGATTTGAACTTGGATGGATGGTCAGCTGACTACCAAGATCCTTCAACTTACCTCAATCCTTTCAACGCTGAAGATGGATTCTATCTCAAGATTTTGGGACTTGATCCAAGCAAGGATGCTGATAAGATTACAAGTATAGGATTGGACCAATTTACTCAAAAATTAAAAACAGCAGATGCAGAAAATACAGACGTAGCGAAACGCTATGAAAACTACGCAGATGCACAAGCTTGGTTGATTGATAGTTCCCTTCTAATCCCAGTTGTGTCAAACGGTGGTGGGGCTTCGGTGACACGCGTGACACCATTTACACGTGCTTACTCACTAGTTGGTATCAAAGGAACTGGAAGCAACTACAAATACATGAGATTACAGACAGATGTTGTTACAAGCTCTCAATTTGCTGAAGCGAAGGCTAAATGGGAACAAGAACGTAAAAATTCTGTCGAAAAGAGTCAAAAAGACTTTGAAAGTCACGTGAAATAAGTTTAAGAAGATAGGTTGGGTAAAAACTCAATTTGAAAATGAAATTGAGTGAAGCTTTCAAGTATAAAATGCATAGTATAAAGTTTTTGAACACTTAATACTATGTGTTTTTTTATTTTGAAGACTTTTACCCTGCCTCTTGTTTTTTCTTAACGATAAATCTTTGCTGCGATAGTGGGTTGTTTTTGAGACTCTAAAAGGTTATTTTTGTAAAAATATGAGTTTCTCTAGCTAAAATCTTCCACTTTCTTGGTAATTATTGAAAGTTTTAGGGTGTGAGAGTATGGTATTGAGAACTTGTCAACCGATTTCTATCTCCTGGTATTTTTGTTGGCAGTCTTCTTTCAAAAAAAAGATATGAGGCATTTAATGATTGAAATATAATATTTTTGGTTTTGAGGTGAAATAAAACGGTTGCAATTCAGGTGTTGATAGCATCCGGTGTTAGTTTGTGATATAATAGAAATAAAATAATTAATAGAGGTGTAAGGTGGGGAGACGTTTAAAAGAAAATAAAACGAGCAAGTTTCAGCAAAGTTTCAATATTATTTTGTTGTTTCTATATATAGTGCTTACTTGTTTTTTGCTGTTTTTAATATTCAGATATCATATCTTAGCCGTCAGTTATATCAATCTTCTTCTAGCAGCTATTATGGTGTTCATTGCGCTAGTAGCTTTATTTTTAATATCAAATAGAAAAGCTAAGAAGTTTACTTTAATCATGCTCTTGCTATCTATTGTAGCTAGCTCACTAGCCTTGGTTGGAGTTCATCAGTTCGTTAGTTTGGCCAATCATTTAAATGCAACATCTAACTATTCTAGTTACTCCATCAGTGTTGCAGTTTTGGCGGATAGTGAGATTGGTAATGTGTCCCAACTATCCAGTGTGACAGCTCCGACAAAAACAGATGCGGAGAATATCAAAAAACTGCTCGATGATATTAAGACAAGTCAGAATAAAGACCTAAAGGTTGAGGATAGTTCTTCGTATCTTGCGGCTTATAAGAGTCTCTTAGCTGGCGAGACCAAGGCAATTGTTTTGAATAGTGTCTTTGAAAATCTGATTGAACAAGAGTATCCAGATCATGCCAAAAAGATCAAGAAGATTTATACCAAAGAACTAACCAAAACTGTTGAGGCACCTAAGTCTTCTCAAAACAAGGCTTTTAATATCTATATTAGTGGGATTGACACATACGGACCGATTAGCTCCGTTTCTCGTTCGGATGTCAATATCATCATGACGGTTAATCAAGAAACCAAGAAAATTCTCTTGACAACGACCCCTCGTGATGCTTATGTGCCCATAGCTGATGGAGGCAATAACCAAAATGATAAATTGACCCATGCAGGTATTTATGGTGTGGATGCTTCGATTCATACTTTGGAAAA is a genomic window containing:
- a CDS encoding LCP family protein, which gives rise to MGRRLKENKTSKFQQSFNIILLFLYIVLTCFLLFLIFRYHILAVSYINLLLAAIMVFIALVALFLISNRKAKKFTLIMLLLSIVASSLALVGVHQFVSLANHLNATSNYSSYSISVAVLADSEIGNVSQLSSVTAPTKTDAENIKKLLDDIKTSQNKDLKVEDSSSYLAAYKSLLAGETKAIVLNSVFENLIEQEYPDHAKKIKKIYTKELTKTVEAPKSSQNKAFNIYISGIDTYGPISSVSRSDVNIIMTVNQETKKILLTTTPRDAYVPIADGGNNQNDKLTHAGIYGVDASIHTLENLYGIDLNYYARLNFTSFLKLIDLLGGVDVNNDQEFTSLHGNYHFPVGNVHLDSERALGFVRERYSLANGDGDRGRNQQKVISAIVQKLTSAEALKNFDDIMQSLQDSVQTNMPPETMVSLVNAQLASGGKYTVITRDLKGTGRMDLPSYAMPDSSLYMLEVDPNSLETLKTEIKDIMEGK